One Phocaeicola dorei genomic region harbors:
- a CDS encoding vitamin B12 dependent-methionine synthase activation domain-containing protein — translation MIVDYKIHEVSEYINWIYFFHAWGFQPKFAAIADIHGCDSCRAMWLTSFTEEDRPKASEAMQLFKEANRMLNQLDAVYQTHGVVNIMDANADGDDLLLNGKRFPLLRQQAAKLKKDDPFLCLSDFVRPLSSGITDKIGAFATTVDAEMEQLYAEDDYKRMLAQTLSDRLAEATAEKLHEDVRKKLWGYAPDENLSVKDLHNEKYQGIRPAVGYPSLPDQSINFLLDELLDMKQIGISLTENGMMKPHASVCGLMFAHPASRYFSIGKIGEDQLADYAARRGMSIEETKKFLAANL, via the coding sequence ATGATTGTAGATTACAAGATTCACGAAGTCAGCGAATATATTAATTGGATTTATTTTTTCCACGCATGGGGGTTCCAGCCCAAATTTGCCGCCATCGCGGACATACATGGGTGTGATTCATGCCGTGCCATGTGGCTCACTAGTTTTACGGAAGAAGATCGTCCGAAAGCCAGTGAAGCCATGCAGCTTTTCAAAGAGGCAAACCGGATGTTGAACCAGCTGGACGCAGTGTATCAAACTCATGGAGTGGTCAACATCATGGATGCTAATGCGGATGGAGATGATTTACTGCTGAATGGCAAGCGTTTCCCGCTTTTGCGCCAACAAGCCGCAAAATTGAAAAAAGATGACCCATTTCTATGTCTGAGTGATTTTGTACGTCCTCTGTCCTCGGGGATTACAGATAAAATCGGAGCATTTGCCACCACGGTAGATGCAGAGATGGAACAACTTTATGCAGAAGATGACTATAAACGTATGTTAGCACAAACGCTATCCGACAGGCTGGCGGAAGCTACTGCAGAAAAGCTACACGAAGATGTACGCAAAAAACTTTGGGGGTATGCACCTGATGAAAATCTAAGCGTAAAAGACCTGCATAATGAAAAATATCAAGGGATACGTCCTGCTGTGGGTTATCCCTCCTTACCCGACCAGTCCATCAATTTCTTATTAGACGAGTTGCTGGATATGAAGCAAATAGGAATTTCATTGACCGAGAATGGTATGATGAAGCCCCATGCCTCTGTATGCGGACTCATGTTTGCTCATCCGGCCTCCCGCTATTTCTCCATCGGAAAAATAGGTGAAGACCAATTGGCAGATTACGCCGCCCGCCGGGGTATGAGTATAGAAGAAACTAAAAAGTTTCTCGCCGCCAATCTATAA
- a CDS encoding dihydroorotase: MKRTWIKNARIVNEGKIFHGSIVIENEVIAEVLAEETVPAQPCGEIIDAKGYYLIPGVIDDHVHFRDPGLTHKADIHTESTAAAAGGVTSFMDMPNTTPQTTTLEALNAKFADAATKSIVNYSFYFGATNTNADVLPTLDKNRVCGVKLFMGASTGNMLVDRMEVLRKVFANAGILIAAHCEEQSIISANTTAFKEKYGEDPDIKYHPQIRSAEACVYSSSLAIRLAKENNARLHILHISTAQELDLFEDKPLSEKKITAEACVSHLYFYDKDYEALKGHIKCNPSIKTLEDRNALRKALSTNRIDVIGTDHAPHLLKEKEGGALKAVSGMPMIQFSLVAIMELVREGVLSMEQLVQKMCHAPAELYNIERRGYLRPGYQADLVLVNPDHEWTVTADCVLSKCGWSPMEGQKFHSRVEKTFVNGDLVYSDNKVDESHRGQELRFKR; this comes from the coding sequence ATGAAACGTACATGGATAAAGAATGCACGGATTGTGAATGAAGGCAAGATCTTTCACGGTTCGATAGTGATTGAAAATGAAGTCATAGCTGAAGTGCTGGCAGAAGAAACAGTTCCCGCCCAGCCTTGTGGAGAAATAATAGATGCGAAAGGCTATTATCTAATACCGGGAGTAATAGACGATCATGTACACTTCCGTGATCCGGGACTGACTCACAAAGCCGACATACATACTGAAAGCACAGCGGCGGCGGCAGGTGGAGTCACCAGTTTTATGGACATGCCCAACACCACTCCGCAAACTACAACCTTGGAAGCTTTGAATGCCAAGTTTGCGGATGCGGCAACCAAAAGCATCGTAAACTATTCATTCTATTTCGGAGCAACCAATACGAATGCGGATGTACTCCCCACACTAGATAAAAACCGGGTATGCGGTGTTAAATTATTTATGGGAGCCAGCACGGGAAATATGTTGGTAGACCGCATGGAAGTACTTAGAAAAGTATTTGCCAATGCAGGGATACTGATTGCAGCACATTGTGAGGAACAATCTATAATCAGCGCCAATACAACAGCCTTCAAAGAAAAATATGGAGAAGATCCTGATATAAAATACCACCCACAGATACGTAGTGCGGAAGCATGTGTATATTCTTCCTCATTAGCCATCCGGCTGGCAAAAGAAAACAATGCCCGCCTGCACATCCTGCACATCAGCACCGCACAAGAACTGGATTTGTTTGAAGACAAACCCCTGAGTGAAAAAAAGATTACTGCGGAAGCTTGCGTGTCACATCTATACTTCTATGACAAAGATTATGAGGCATTGAAAGGACATATCAAGTGCAATCCGTCCATCAAAACTTTAGAAGACCGGAATGCTTTGCGCAAAGCATTATCCACCAACCGCATAGATGTAATAGGTACAGACCATGCCCCTCATTTGCTGAAAGAAAAGGAAGGTGGGGCATTGAAAGCCGTATCGGGTATGCCGATGATACAGTTCTCATTGGTCGCCATCATGGAATTAGTACGCGAAGGCGTATTAAGCATGGAACAATTGGTTCAAAAAATGTGCCATGCACCGGCCGAATTATATAATATTGAAAGACGCGGTTACCTCCGCCCCGGTTATCAAGCTGACTTGGTACTAGTAAATCCGGATCATGAATGGACTGTAACAGCCGATTGCGTTTTAAGCAAATGCGGATGGAGTCCGATGGAAGGACAAAAATTTCATTCACGAGTAGAAAAAACATTCGTCAATGGTGACTTGGTTTACAGTGACAACAAAGTAGATGAAAGCCATCGCGGACAAGAATTAAGATTTAAAAGATGA
- a CDS encoding polyprenol monophosphomannose synthase, which translates to MEKSDSIIIIPTYNEKENIENIIRAVFGLEKFFHILIIEDNSPDGTATIVRKLQTEFPDRLFMVERKGKLGLGTAYIAGFKWAIEHQYDFVFEMDADFSHNPNDLPRLYNKCAVEGYDVAIGSRYVSGVNVVNWPMGRVLMSYFASKYVRIITGLPIHDTTAGFKCYRREVLETIGLDGIRFKGYAFQIEMKFTAYKCGFKIAEVPVIFVNRELGTSKMNGSIFGEAVLGVIQLKLGSWFRKYPQKKTV; encoded by the coding sequence ATGGAGAAATCCGATAGTATTATTATTATACCCACCTATAACGAAAAGGAAAATATAGAGAACATTATCCGGGCTGTATTCGGACTGGAAAAATTCTTCCACATATTGATTATTGAAGATAACTCACCAGACGGCACGGCAACTATTGTCCGTAAACTGCAAACAGAATTCCCCGACCGTCTTTTCATGGTTGAGCGTAAAGGTAAATTAGGGCTGGGTACTGCTTACATTGCCGGATTCAAATGGGCGATAGAACATCAATATGATTTTGTATTTGAAATGGATGCCGACTTCAGTCATAATCCGAATGACCTGCCAAGGCTGTATAACAAATGTGCCGTTGAAGGCTATGATGTAGCTATCGGTTCACGCTATGTCAGTGGTGTGAATGTAGTGAACTGGCCGATGGGGCGTGTGCTGATGTCTTACTTCGCCTCCAAATATGTACGGATTATCACCGGATTACCCATACATGATACTACCGCCGGATTTAAATGCTATCGCCGTGAAGTCTTGGAAACAATCGGTCTGGACGGCATCCGTTTTAAGGGGTATGCATTCCAGATTGAGATGAAGTTCACTGCTTACAAGTGCGGATTCAAGATAGCCGAAGTTCCTGTGATTTTTGTCAATCGCGAATTAGGTACTTCAAAAATGAACGGAAGTATCTTCGGCGAAGCTGTACTAGGAGTCATTCAATTAAAACTGGGTAGCTGGTTCCGCAAATACCCACAAAAGAAAACAGTATGA
- a CDS encoding outer membrane beta-barrel protein, whose translation MKTIKYFTLRLMAVAAIAIAFALPTKAQVTPFTYFNVDWQFNAPISNNFANKASGWGMNFEGGYYVLPDLSIGAFINYHTNNEYISRQTLPISNSAALTTDQQHSVFQLPFGFATHYRFSDGACQPYIGLKLGANYTKMSSDFYIYEVKDNTWGFYVSPEVGVNIYPWTNSIGFHLAAFYSYSTNKGTVFNYDMDKLNNFGFRLGVAF comes from the coding sequence ATGAAAACTATAAAATATTTTACTCTCAGACTGATGGCGGTAGCCGCTATCGCCATAGCCTTTGCCCTGCCGACAAAAGCACAGGTAACTCCGTTTACCTATTTCAATGTAGACTGGCAGTTCAACGCTCCTATCAGCAATAACTTTGCAAACAAAGCAAGCGGTTGGGGTATGAACTTCGAAGGTGGATATTATGTACTACCGGATTTGTCAATCGGTGCCTTCATCAATTATCATACCAACAATGAGTATATTTCACGTCAGACATTACCAATCAGCAATTCGGCAGCCCTGACAACCGACCAGCAACATTCCGTATTTCAGTTGCCTTTCGGTTTCGCAACACACTATCGCTTCAGTGACGGTGCATGCCAACCTTATATCGGATTGAAGCTGGGTGCCAACTATACCAAAATGTCCAGTGACTTTTACATTTACGAAGTGAAAGACAACACTTGGGGTTTCTATGTATCACCAGAAGTCGGTGTGAATATCTACCCTTGGACAAACAGTATCGGCTTCCATCTGGCAGCATTCTACAGCTACTCTACTAACAAGGGAACCGTATTTAACTATGATATGGATAAATTAAACAATTTCGGTTTCCGCCTTGGTGTGGCATTCTAA
- a CDS encoding DUF4136 domain-containing protein, with protein MKKLIPILLAVFALVSCEKDPDMDKLDNEYLVFTSHDTSTKFNDFSTYYIPDSILIIGDKKDPEYWKDENAQTIINAFKTKMNAAGYTAVDKDDADLGLQVSYVASTYYFHGYYNDGPWWGYYPGYWYPGYWGGNWGGGWYYPYPITYSYSTGSLLADMINLKNAPEGQKEKLTVIWNAYISGLLGGSGSLNVNRTTTAINQAFTQSPYLKK; from the coding sequence ATGAAAAAATTAATTCCTATCCTACTGGCGGTCTTTGCCTTGGTATCTTGCGAGAAAGACCCGGACATGGACAAATTGGACAATGAGTATCTGGTATTCACCAGTCATGACACTAGTACTAAATTCAATGATTTCAGTACTTATTATATCCCTGACAGCATCCTGATCATCGGTGACAAGAAAGACCCTGAATACTGGAAGGACGAGAATGCACAGACCATCATCAATGCATTCAAGACTAAGATGAACGCTGCCGGCTACACCGCAGTTGATAAAGACGACGCCGACCTCGGTCTACAGGTGAGTTATGTAGCAAGTACTTACTATTTCCATGGCTACTACAATGACGGTCCTTGGTGGGGCTATTACCCCGGTTATTGGTATCCCGGATACTGGGGCGGCAATTGGGGAGGTGGATGGTACTATCCCTATCCTATCACTTACAGCTATAGCACTGGTTCATTGCTGGCCGACATGATTAATTTAAAAAATGCTCCGGAAGGACAAAAAGAGAAATTAACTGTTATCTGGAATGCATACATCAGCGGGTTGCTGGGTGGAAGTGGCAGTTTGAATGTAAACCGTACAACTACTGCCATCAACCAAGCATTCACTCAGAGTCCTTATCTGAAAAAATAA
- a CDS encoding copper resistance protein NlpE N-terminal domain-containing protein encodes MKKVFIAAALAAMIVSCGSKGNKSAEIIAESESDSIFAVNDSTLGELQTYSYEGILPAADAEGINYQLTLQEAGQDSLGTYNLTTTYLGTKDGNQAFTDSGTVVTIIGIPNDSTAIVYQLVSATPGHEKTNFLAEGDSALTMIGKDFKKAVSKLNYTLKKKL; translated from the coding sequence ATGAAAAAAGTATTTATTGCAGCAGCTTTGGCTGCCATGATTGTTTCCTGTGGCTCTAAAGGAAACAAAAGTGCTGAAATAATAGCCGAAAGTGAAAGTGACTCTATTTTCGCTGTGAACGACAGCACACTGGGTGAGTTACAAACATATAGCTATGAAGGTATTCTGCCAGCTGCCGATGCCGAAGGAATCAACTATCAACTGACGCTTCAGGAGGCAGGCCAAGACTCACTGGGAACGTACAATCTGACGACCACTTATTTAGGAACAAAAGATGGTAACCAGGCATTTACCGACAGTGGTACAGTTGTAACTATTATTGGAATTCCTAATGACAGCACCGCTATCGTTTATCAATTAGTTTCCGCTACTCCGGGACACGAAAAGACAAACTTTTTGGCAGAGGGTGACAGTGCACTGACAATGATTGGCAAGGACTTCAAGAAAGCTGTTTCTAAACTAAATTACACTTTAAAAAAGAAACTCTAA
- a CDS encoding S41 family peptidase, giving the protein MKHIRSTFFLLTTLFIMASCGEDRSGEYYALVGENLWIEQIMKEHYLWYDSIPAIKETDYFAEPENFLQKLVYTKAQNGKGDPYSYIETKETSDAARSYLQRTSTYGFDFELMTDPTGISSHVFARILFVLPNSPASEAGLERGNWISAIGKEELTNNNYGYLMEGGNTTFARESLVFDEEGNSSWIATDTVKVAASRPVELNPFYIDTIYEVSGRKIAYMVYNEFSTGPNNQATDTEYREQMKQIFARFKGQSPDAFILDLRYNPGGYLSCATDLGSYLAPAVDLGKVFCTTLYNNISDPQKVDFPLNTGLASENLNLSKLYVLTSKFTASASEAVINCLRPYIGTENVVVIGETTVGKNVAMEPYQDERYNFILWPVVAYVLNSAGQANYVNGITPDFTLSERNLISPLYPLGDTQEYLLKNTIAYITTGSMPDLPQAEEQVSKGKIIYNSLIRRSMNGIRLR; this is encoded by the coding sequence ATGAAGCATATACGGAGCACTTTTTTTCTTCTAACCACTTTATTTATAATGGCTTCATGTGGCGAAGACCGCAGTGGGGAATACTATGCATTAGTTGGAGAGAATTTATGGATAGAGCAAATAATGAAAGAGCATTATTTGTGGTATGACAGTATTCCGGCAATAAAGGAAACGGACTATTTTGCCGAACCGGAAAACTTCCTGCAAAAATTGGTTTATACCAAGGCACAAAACGGAAAAGGAGACCCGTATTCGTATATAGAAACAAAAGAAACTTCCGATGCGGCCCGTTCCTACCTGCAACGTACTTCTACTTACGGATTTGATTTTGAATTAATGACCGATCCCACCGGAATCTCATCACACGTATTTGCCCGTATTTTATTCGTACTGCCCAATTCACCAGCCTCAGAAGCCGGATTGGAACGAGGGAACTGGATATCAGCCATTGGCAAAGAAGAGCTAACCAACAATAATTACGGATATCTGATGGAAGGTGGCAATACAACTTTCGCCAGAGAAAGCTTGGTTTTTGATGAGGAAGGTAATTCCAGCTGGATTGCAACAGATACAGTCAAAGTAGCAGCATCACGACCCGTAGAATTGAATCCGTTCTATATAGATACCATATATGAAGTATCCGGAAGAAAAATAGCCTATATGGTCTACAATGAATTCAGTACAGGCCCCAATAACCAGGCAACAGATACAGAATACAGGGAACAAATGAAACAGATATTCGCCCGGTTCAAAGGGCAGTCACCCGATGCTTTTATTCTGGACTTACGATACAATCCCGGTGGTTATCTGAGTTGTGCCACAGATTTAGGAAGTTATCTGGCACCCGCAGTAGATCTAGGGAAAGTATTTTGCACAACTTTGTATAATAATATCAGTGACCCGCAAAAAGTTGATTTCCCCCTCAACACAGGACTTGCTTCTGAAAACTTGAATTTAAGCAAGCTTTATGTACTAACAAGCAAATTTACTGCATCGGCTTCAGAAGCTGTCATAAATTGTCTCCGTCCATATATAGGCACAGAAAATGTAGTGGTAATAGGTGAAACGACTGTTGGCAAAAATGTAGCCATGGAACCATACCAAGATGAGCGTTACAACTTTATTTTATGGCCGGTAGTGGCATACGTTCTCAACTCGGCAGGACAAGCCAACTATGTAAATGGCATCACCCCCGATTTCACATTGAGCGAACGTAACCTCATCTCCCCTCTCTACCCACTGGGAGACACCCAAGAGTATTTATTGAAGAACACCATAGCTTATATTACGACAGGAAGTATGCCCGACCTGCCACAAGCAGAAGAACAAGTATCAAAAGGAAAAATTATCTATAACTCACTGATTCGAAGAAGTATGAACGGCATACGGCTACGGTAG
- a CDS encoding bifunctional aspartate transaminase/aspartate 4-decarboxylase, with the protein MEYLSNKSSVARMDKNLEKISPFELKNRLIEMADESVKKMAHVMLNAGRGNPNWIATEAREAFFALGGFGIEECRRVMNMPEGIAGIPQKTGIAQRFEEYLKKHEGNAGTDLLKRTYNYMLMEHAADPDELVHEWTESIVGDQYPMPDRILKYTEILVQDYLNQEMCNGQPPQGKFDLFATEGGTAGMCYVFDSLEENFLLHKGDSVALMVPIFTPYIEIPELTRYDYDVLNIPANTLNEEGLHTWQYKVEDINKLRDTKYKALFIVNPSNPPSYQLSKECVDALKDVVTRWNPNLMIITDDVYGTFVPGFRSLMADLPQNTICVYSFSKYFGATGWRLAVIALHEKNVFDRMIANLPRKRKSELAKRYGSLSMQVENIKFIDRMVADSRQVALNHTAGLSLPQQMQMSLFASFSLLDKENTYRHAMLNLIHTRLKALWDNTGFILPDDPLRAGYYSEIDMLVWAKKFYGDEFVQHLQTTYNPLDVVFRLANETGLVVLNGGGFDGPEWSVRVSLANLNEKDYIKIGLSIRRILNEYADKWKSEKN; encoded by the coding sequence ATGGAATATTTAAGTAATAAAAGCAGCGTTGCCCGAATGGACAAGAATTTGGAAAAGATCAGCCCTTTCGAATTAAAAAACCGTTTGATTGAAATGGCAGATGAAAGTGTGAAGAAAATGGCACACGTCATGCTGAATGCAGGCAGAGGTAATCCCAACTGGATTGCAACGGAGGCTCGTGAAGCATTCTTTGCCTTGGGCGGTTTTGGCATTGAAGAGTGTCGCCGGGTCATGAACATGCCCGAAGGCATTGCCGGTATTCCTCAAAAAACAGGCATAGCCCAACGTTTTGAGGAATACCTGAAAAAGCATGAAGGAAATGCGGGGACAGATCTATTGAAACGTACCTATAATTATATGCTGATGGAACATGCAGCCGATCCGGACGAGTTAGTACACGAATGGACCGAAAGTATTGTAGGCGACCAATACCCCATGCCTGACCGCATCTTGAAATATACAGAAATTTTAGTACAGGATTACCTGAATCAGGAAATGTGCAACGGGCAACCCCCGCAAGGCAAATTCGATTTATTCGCCACCGAAGGCGGAACAGCAGGGATGTGCTATGTATTTGACTCGCTGGAAGAAAATTTCCTGCTACACAAAGGAGATAGTGTAGCATTGATGGTTCCTATCTTTACACCCTATATTGAGATACCCGAATTGACACGTTACGATTATGATGTGCTCAATATTCCTGCAAATACTCTAAATGAAGAAGGGCTTCATACCTGGCAATACAAAGTGGAAGATATCAATAAACTGCGAGACACGAAATACAAAGCCTTGTTTATTGTCAATCCAAGTAATCCACCCAGTTATCAGTTAAGCAAAGAATGTGTAGATGCCCTGAAAGACGTAGTAACACGCTGGAATCCCAATCTGATGATTATAACAGATGATGTATATGGTACTTTTGTCCCTGGATTCCGCAGCCTGATGGCTGATTTGCCACAGAACACAATTTGTGTCTACTCTTTCTCCAAATATTTTGGAGCGACCGGTTGGCGCCTTGCTGTAATTGCCTTACATGAGAAAAATGTATTCGACAGAATGATTGCTAATCTGCCCCGCAAACGAAAAAGCGAACTAGCCAAACGCTATGGCAGCTTGAGCATGCAAGTAGAAAACATTAAATTCATTGACCGTATGGTAGCAGATAGCCGTCAAGTAGCCTTGAACCATACAGCAGGACTGTCCTTGCCACAACAAATGCAGATGTCACTCTTTGCTTCTTTTTCATTGCTGGACAAAGAAAACACGTATCGTCATGCCATGCTTAATTTAATCCATACCCGTCTGAAAGCATTATGGGACAACACAGGGTTCATTCTCCCCGACGATCCACTAAGGGCTGGTTATTATTCAGAGATAGACATGCTGGTATGGGCCAAAAAATTTTACGGAGATGAATTCGTACAACATCTGCAGACAACTTATAATCCATTGGACGTAGTATTCCGTCTTGCCAATGAAACAGGACTGGTCGTATTGAATGGTGGCGGATTCGACGGACCCGAATGGAGTGTACGTGTATCACTTGCCAACCTGAACGAGAAAGATTATATCAAAATCGGACTCAGTATCCGCAGAATTCTGAATGAATATGCTGACAAATGGAAATCTGAAAAGAACTAA
- the aspT gene encoding aspartate-alanine antiporter, whose amino-acid sequence MEWIIHLLRQHSELAIFLTIAAGFWIGKMRIKQFSLGIVTSVLLVGVLVGQLNITIEEPVKSVFFLLFLFAIGYKVGPQFFRGLKKDGLPQVGFAVLMCVGCLVITWLLATLMGYNAGETAGLLAGAQTISAVIGVAEDTINGLNIASSPKSDMINIIPVAYAVTYIFGTAGSAWVLSSLGPKMLGGLEKVKAACKELETRMGTSEADEPGFEQARRPVVFRAYRIENDWFGNGKTVDQLESYFISQGKRLFVERMRHGSSIVNDIIPGQLLQKGDEVVLSGRREFAIGEEDWIGEEIVDPQLLDFPVEVLPVMIHKKPYFNQKLDFIRRQSFMHGVSIRRIKRAGIDIPVFAQTTIDCGDTLELVGLKKEVESAAKELGYIDRPTNATDMTFVGLGILLGGIIGALAIHIGGVPISLSTSGGALITGLVFGWWRSKRPTFGQIPESSLWVLNNVGLNMFIAVVGISAGPSFVQGLKEVGPMLFIIGALATSLPLLLGLILARYVFKFHPALSLGCTAGARTTTAALGAIQEAVGSETPSLGYTVTYAVGNTLLIIWGVIIVLLIN is encoded by the coding sequence ATGGAATGGATTATACATCTTTTGAGACAACATTCAGAACTGGCGATTTTTCTGACAATCGCCGCAGGCTTCTGGATTGGAAAAATGAGAATAAAACAATTCAGTTTGGGAATCGTCACCAGTGTATTGCTAGTAGGGGTATTAGTGGGACAGCTTAACATTACAATAGAAGAACCGGTGAAATCCGTGTTTTTTCTTTTATTCCTTTTTGCCATCGGATATAAAGTGGGACCACAATTCTTTCGCGGACTGAAAAAAGATGGTTTACCTCAAGTAGGATTCGCCGTACTCATGTGCGTAGGTTGTTTGGTTATCACTTGGTTATTAGCTACCTTAATGGGATATAATGCCGGTGAAACAGCCGGGTTACTGGCCGGAGCACAAACTATCTCTGCCGTCATAGGGGTAGCGGAAGATACCATAAACGGACTCAACATAGCCTCTTCCCCAAAAAGTGATATGATTAATATCATTCCCGTGGCATACGCTGTAACTTACATTTTCGGTACGGCAGGCTCTGCCTGGGTCCTCTCTTCTTTAGGTCCTAAAATGTTGGGAGGATTAGAAAAAGTGAAAGCCGCCTGCAAAGAGCTAGAAACCCGAATGGGTACCAGCGAAGCAGACGAGCCCGGATTTGAACAAGCACGCCGTCCGGTAGTTTTTCGCGCTTACCGCATAGAGAACGATTGGTTTGGCAACGGCAAGACCGTTGACCAGCTAGAATCCTATTTTATTTCACAAGGGAAAAGATTGTTTGTTGAAAGAATGCGACATGGATCTTCCATTGTCAATGATATTATTCCCGGACAATTATTACAAAAAGGAGACGAAGTGGTACTGAGCGGAAGAAGAGAATTCGCCATTGGTGAGGAAGACTGGATTGGAGAAGAAATCGTCGATCCCCAACTGCTTGATTTCCCTGTGGAAGTACTCCCTGTCATGATACACAAAAAGCCATATTTCAACCAAAAATTGGACTTCATACGCCGTCAAAGCTTTATGCATGGAGTCAGTATACGCCGTATCAAACGGGCAGGTATTGATATCCCTGTTTTCGCACAAACCACTATCGACTGTGGAGATACTCTGGAATTGGTCGGTCTGAAAAAAGAGGTGGAATCTGCTGCAAAAGAACTAGGATATATAGACCGCCCCACCAATGCCACAGATATGACATTTGTAGGACTCGGCATTTTACTAGGAGGTATCATCGGGGCACTTGCAATCCATATCGGCGGAGTACCTATTAGCCTGAGCACTAGTGGAGGGGCCCTGATAACCGGATTAGTATTTGGCTGGTGGCGCAGCAAACGCCCTACCTTCGGACAAATACCGGAATCCTCTTTATGGGTGCTGAATAATGTAGGCTTGAATATGTTCATCGCCGTAGTCGGCATTTCTGCAGGACCCAGCTTTGTACAGGGACTAAAAGAAGTAGGTCCTATGTTATTTATCATAGGTGCGTTGGCTACTTCCTTGCCTTTATTATTAGGGCTGATTCTAGCCAGATATGTATTCAAGTTCCATCCCGCCCTCTCTTTGGGATGCACGGCAGGAGCCCGTACTACCACTGCTGCATTGGGTGCCATACAAGAAGCAGTAGGCAGCGAAACGCCTTCTTTAGGATACACCGTGACCTACGCCGTAGGAAATACACTACTCATCATCTGGGGAGTAATCATTGTATTATTAATCAACTAA